One Metamycoplasma gateae genomic window, TAAATGGATCTGAAAAGGTTATTGTTTCTCAATTAATCCGTTCAACAGGAGCTTACTTTGGTGTTAATGTTAGAAATAAACAAGCTAACGACTTATTTAATAAAGTAGAAATAATCCCGCAAGTAGGTTCTTGGGTAGAAATATACCACAAGACTACTTCATCTAACCCAGATACAATAAAGGTACATATTGATAAAAATAAATCATTTTTATTATCAACATTCTTAAAAGCTTTAGGTTTCACTGAAAAAGGCATTAAAAAAATGTTCGGTGATATTCCTGAATTAAATGAAACATTAAGAAAAGATAAAACAACCGGAACAACTGATGATGAAATAACAAGAGATGCTCAGGAGACTATCTATCGTTTAATAAGAAAAGGTGATAGAATGACGGCAGAATCTGCTAGAAATCTTATTCCATCAACTTTATTTAATGAAAAAAGATATAGTCTAACGGAAACTGGACGTTTTACATTAAATCGTAAGTTAAATATTGCCGAAAGATTGGCTAATACATATCTTGCAGAAGATATTTTAAATATCGAAGGAATTGTTAAGTATCAAAAAGGTATATTAATAACATGAGAAATTGCAAGAAAAATTGCTGAAGAATTTAGATTAGGTATTTTACCATTGTGAAAATTACCTGACGTTGAAGCAAGTGCTTATGGAAGCCAATTAGATGTAGTTGGTAATGAAAAATTATCTCAACGTTTATCAGTTCCTAGAGTTTGAATCTATCCAACAGAAAACGATATGTTAAATGATATTAATAAGGTTCAAGTTTTAGGAAATGATCCAAATGCAACAGAGAATTTCTTATTAATACCAGACTTAATTGCAACAATTTCATACTACTTTAACTTATTATCTAATATCGGTGTTGACGATGATCCTGACTCATTAGTTAACAAAAGAATTGTTACAATTGGTGAACTTTTACAAAATCAATTAAGAATTGGTTTAATCAAATTAGAAAAAAATACCCGTGAAAGAATTTCTACAAAAGAAACTTCGAAAATCACACCTAAAAACGTAACTAATAACAAACCAATCTTTAATCAATTTAAATCATTCTTTAACACTTCAAAACTTTCACAATTTATGGATCAGTGCAATCCACTTGCTGAAATATCAAATAAACGTCGTATTACATCATTAGGTCCAAGAGGTCTTAACCGTGATACAGCTCAGTTCGAGGTTCGGGACGTTCACCCAACCCATTATGGAAGAATTTGTCCAATTGAAACTCCTGAAGGTCCAAATATCGGGCTAATATTAAACTTAGCATCATTTGCTGATATTGATAAATATGGTTTTATTAAGTCTCCATATTTTAAGGTTGAAAACAAAAAAGTTGATTTTTCTAGACCACATTATCTAACTGCAATTGAAGAAGCTGGTTATACTTTTGCACAATCAACAGTTAATATTGAGAATGACTTAATTGTTGATAAAGCAGTAATGGTTCGTCGTGATAATGAATATTTACAAGTCCCTGCAGAAGAAGTTGATTTCGTTGGTGTATCTAACCGTCAAATGACTTCGATAGCTGCATCAGCTATCCCATTCTTAGAAAACGATGATGCTAACCGTGCCCTAATGGGTTCTAACATGCAACGTCAAGCAGTGCCTGTTTTATTCCCTGAATCTCCATTAGTTGCAACCGGTGTTGAAGCTGATATTGCAAGATATTCATCAACAAACATCATTGCAAAATACGATGGTGTCGTTAGTTATGTTGATGCTAACGTAATTAAAATAACAAGAGAAGGATCAACTAAGAAAGATTCATATTATTTAAGAACTTTTGAAAGATCTAACCAGGGAACGTTAATTCACCAAGTTCCTCTTGTTAAATTAGGTCAAGAAGTAAAAGCAGGTGATTTATTAGTTGATGGTCCATCGATGAAAGACGGAGAAATGGCGTTAGGTAAAAACGTTTTAGTTGGTTTTACAACATGACATGGATTTAACTATGAAGATGCTGTTGTTCTATCTGAAAGATTAGTTAAAGATGATGTTTATACTTCAATTCACATCGAAGAACAAACTATTCAATTTAGACATTCTAAAGCAGGTGAAGATATTTTAACCGCTGATATTCCAAACGTTTCAAACCATTCAAAACGTTTCCTTGATGATAATGGAATTGTAAGAGTTGGTTCAGAAGTTTCAGCTGGTGATATCTTAGTTGGTAGAACTTCTCCAAAAGGCGAAGAAAACCCAACTCCTGAAGAAAAACTTATGGCCGCTATTTTTGGTCAAAAAACTGCTTCAAGAAAAGATACTTCATTGAAAGTAAAACACGGACACAACGGAACTGTTGTTGCTGTTGAAGTATTAAGTCGTGAACAAGGTGA contains:
- the rpoB gene encoding DNA-directed RNA polymerase subunit beta, with the protein product MSNKPQYILRKFGPITERRDYSISQKKFDTPDFLKMQRDSVEKFLTVGVEEELRNIYPIEARGKVKIEYIENSATFEYPNKTEFECIKEAKQKGSSYHGKLKAKLKQVNEETGEVTPAEVVFAEIPIMTYGGSFVINGSEKVIVSQLIRSTGAYFGVNVRNKQANDLFNKVEIIPQVGSWVEIYHKTTSSNPDTIKVHIDKNKSFLLSTFLKALGFTEKGIKKMFGDIPELNETLRKDKTTGTTDDEITRDAQETIYRLIRKGDRMTAESARNLIPSTLFNEKRYSLTETGRFTLNRKLNIAERLANTYLAEDILNIEGIVKYQKGILITWEIARKIAEEFRLGILPLWKLPDVEASAYGSQLDVVGNEKLSQRLSVPRVWIYPTENDMLNDINKVQVLGNDPNATENFLLIPDLIATISYYFNLLSNIGVDDDPDSLVNKRIVTIGELLQNQLRIGLIKLEKNTRERISTKETSKITPKNVTNNKPIFNQFKSFFNTSKLSQFMDQCNPLAEISNKRRITSLGPRGLNRDTAQFEVRDVHPTHYGRICPIETPEGPNIGLILNLASFADIDKYGFIKSPYFKVENKKVDFSRPHYLTAIEEAGYTFAQSTVNIENDLIVDKAVMVRRDNEYLQVPAEEVDFVGVSNRQMTSIAASAIPFLENDDANRALMGSNMQRQAVPVLFPESPLVATGVEADIARYSSTNIIAKYDGVVSYVDANVIKITREGSTKKDSYYLRTFERSNQGTLIHQVPLVKLGQEVKAGDLLVDGPSMKDGEMALGKNVLVGFTTWHGFNYEDAVVLSERLVKDDVYTSIHIEEQTIQFRHSKAGEDILTADIPNVSNHSKRFLDDNGIVRVGSEVSAGDILVGRTSPKGEENPTPEEKLMAAIFGQKTASRKDTSLKVKHGHNGTVVAVEVLSREQGDTLEDGIEKIVKVSIAQKRKIKVGDKMAGRHGNKGVVSIVLPVEEMPYLEDGTPLDIVLNPQGVPSRMNIGQVLELHLGLAAKKLGTKFVTPIFDGITHNQIKDILEEANINSSGKSVVYDGRTGEPFDQPISVGIMYYLKLYHMVDDKMHARSVGPYSLITQQPLGGKSQNGGQRFGEMETWAIESYGAANLLQELLTYKSDNINGRNQLYNSLARKTKLPQPGMPESFNVLAYELRGLGIKLEAHDDVQDENDFEIERVDTKYQQDWDGGTE